In Nicotiana tabacum cultivar K326 chromosome 17, ASM71507v2, whole genome shotgun sequence, one DNA window encodes the following:
- the LOC107811350 gene encoding cytochrome P450 84A1, with protein MKEMIMQNNMSTTLLEALQAMTMLFFFVIPLFFLFLLSKSRRKRLPPGPTGWPLIGNMMMMDQLTHRGLAKLAQKYGGVFHLKMGYVHKIVVSGPDEARQVLQEHDIIFSNRPATVAISYLTYDRADMAFADYGLFWRQMRKLCVMKLFSRKRAESWDSVRDEVDSMVRIVTTNTGTAVNLGELVFSLTRNIIYRAAFGTCSEDGQDEFIKIMQEFSKLFGAFNIADFIPWLGWIGKQSLNIRLAKARASLDGFIDSIIDDHIMRKKANVNGRTDDGGDRETDMVDELLAFYSEEAKVTESEDLQNAIRLTKDNIKAIIMDVMFGGTETVASAIEWAMAELMRSPDDLKKVQQELANVVGLNRKVEESDFEKLTYLKCCLKETLRLHPPIPLLLHETAEESTVTGYHIPAKSHVIINSFAIGRDKNSWEDPETYKPSRFLKEGVPDFKGGNFEFLPFGSGRRSCPGMQLGLYALEMAVAHLLLCFTWELPDGMKPSELKMDDIFGLTAPRANRLVAVPSPRLLCPLY; from the exons atgaaagagATGATAATGCAAAACAATATGAGCACTACTCTTCTTGAAGCTTTACAAGCTATGACCATGCTATTCTTCTTCGTTATCCCTCTCTTCTTCTTATTCCTTCTCTCCAAATCTCGCCGTAAACGTTTGCCTCCAGGTCCAACTGGTTGGCCTCTGATTGGTAACATGATGATGATGGACCAGTTAACTCACCGTGGCCTTGccaaactagcccaaaaatatgGTGGCGTTTTTCACCTCAAAATGGGTTATGTCCACAAAATTGTAGTCTCCGGTCCAGACGAAGCTCGCCAAGTATTACAG GAACACGACATCATATTTTCGAACCGTCCAGCGACCGTAGCCATAAGTTACCTAACATACGACCGTGCAGACATGGCGTTTGCTGACTATGGACTCTTCTGGCGTCAGATGAGAAAACTATGTGTTATGAAACTCTTCAGCCGCAAACGAGCTGAGTCATGGGATTCAGTTCGTGACGAAGTGGATTCCATGGTTAGAATTGTAACAACCAACACAGGCACAGCTGTCAACTTAGGTGAACTTGTGTTCAGTCTCACTCGTAATATTATCTACAGAGCTGCTTTTGGAACTTGTTCTGAAGATGGACAAGACGAGTTCATTAAAATTATGCAAGAATTTTCGAAGCTATTTGGTGCGTTCAATATAGCTGATTTTATTCCATGGCTAGGGTGGATTGGTAAGCAGAGTCTAAATATTAGACTTGCTAAGGCTAGAGCATCGCTTGATGGGTTCATTGATTCGATTATTGATGACCATATTATGAGAAAGAAAGCTAATGTTAATGGTAGAACTGATGATGGTGGTGATAGAGAAACTGATATGGTTGATGAGCTTTTAGCTTTTTACAGTGAGGAAGCAAAAGTAACTGAGTCCGAAGATTTGCAGAATGCCATCAGGCTTACTAAGGATAATATCAAAGCTATCATCATG GATGTAATGTTTGGAGGGACAGAAACAGTGGCTTCTGCAATAGAATGGGCCATGGCAGAGCTTATGAGGAGTCCTGACGACCTTAAAAAAGTACAACAAGAGCTGGCCAACGTTGTCGGACTCAACAGAAAAGTTGAAGAATCTGACTTTGAAAAATTAACGTACTTAAAATGTTGTCTAAAAGAAACTCTACGACTTCACCCTCCAATCCCTCTCCTACTTCATGAAACCGCCGAGGAATCCACCGTCACCGGCTACCATATTCCGGCAAAGTCACACGTTATTATAAATTCATTTGCCATTGGACGTGACAAAAATTCATGGGAAGATCCTGAAACTTACAAACCTTCTAGGTTTCTCAAAGAAGGTGTGCCAGATTTTAAAGGAGGTAACTTTGAGTTTTTACCATTCGGGTCGGGTCGGAGGTCTTGCCCCGGTATGCAACTTGGGCTTTATGCATTAGAAATGGCAGTGGCCCATCTTCTTCTTTGCTTTACTTGGGAATTGCCAGATGGTATGAAACCAAGTGAGCTTAAAAtggatgatatttttggactcaCTGCTCCAAGAGCTAATCGACTCGTGGCTGTGCCTAGTCCACGTTTGTTGTGCccactttattaa